The DNA sequence CCATGGTGAACATGCCGTGCGCGATGACGTCCGGCAGCCCGACCTCCTTGGCGAACTTCTCGTTCCAGTGGATCGGGTTGAAGTCACCCGAGGCGCCCGCGTACTGAATGAGCGTGGCGCGGGTCACGGGGAAGTTCTGGGGCGGCAGTTCGGTGCCGACCTCGACATCGCCGTACGCGATCTTCGCCGTCATGGTCTCAGCCCTCCCCTTCTTCGGCGTCCGCCCCACGGGCCACGAGCTTGGTCCAGGCGGTCACGACGTGCTCCCCCGCCTCGTCGTGGACCTCGCCGCGGATGTCCAGGATCTCGTTGCCCGCCATGGACTTGATGGCCTCGATGGTCGACGTGACGGCCAGCCGGTCGCCGGCGCGCACCGGGCGGCTGTAAGCGAACTTCTGGTCGCCGTGCACGACGCGGCTGTAGTCCAGGCCCAGCTGCGGGTCCTTGAGGACCTGCCCGGCGGCCTTGAAGGTGATGGAGAACACGAAGGTCGGCGGGGCGATCACATCGGGGTGGCCGAGCGCCTTGGCGGCCTCCGGGTCCGTGTACGCCGGGTTGGTGTCCCCCACCGCCTCCGCGAACTCACGGATCTTCTCCCGGCCCACCTCGTAGGGGTCGGTGGGCGGGTAAGTCCGCCCCACGAAGGACTGGTCGAGCGCCATGGCTCGGCACCTCCTGCTGTCTTCTGCCGTTGACCTGCTGGTTCACCGGGATCGGTCGAACCGACCGGTATCCGGGGCGGAAACGACGCGAGGCCGCCCCCACGATCGGGGACGGCCTCGCGTACGAGCCTGATTTATCGCGTTTCGCGATGCGCGGTGTGCGCATTGCAACGCGGGCAGTGCTTCTTCATCTCAAGACGGTCCGGGTTGTTACGCCGGTTCTTCTTGGTGATGTAGTTCCGCTCCTTGCACTCCACGCAGGCCAGCGTGATCTTCGGGCGGACGTCGGTGGCAGCCACGTGAGTGCTCCTTGACGAACGGATGGAATGAGTTAACGCAAAAAAGAGTAGCCGATCGAAGGACCGACCCCGCAATCGGCTACTGTCAGTAGCGGTGACCGGACTTGAACCGGTGACACAGCGATTATGAGCCGCTTGCTCTACCGACTGAGCTACACCGCTGTGATGCGATCGGGCCCCGCCTTGCGACGGGAACCTCACACACCAGAGCCCCAAAACGGAATCGAACCGTTGACCTTCTCCTTACCATGGAGACGCTCTGCCGACTGAGCTATTGGGGCGAGCGATGAAGACATTACACGCTCGGCAGCCGTTCACCCAAATCCGTTTCGCGGCACCTACGGGGGGCCGAACAGAGCGCCGCGCAGGCGTCTCGCAGGCCACTGCGGTACCGCCCGGGACGGCTCCGTTCGGCCGACCACACCGGTACGACTATTGCGCTCCTGCGCGCCCGGGCCGTATCGCCACCCTAGGCTCGACTCACTCTGCGTGATCTTGCGTGCCCGGCGCAGCCCCCGGCACCGTCCCGCAGCCCGATGCGCAGCCCGAGCCTCTGGAGCGCGATGCCCGACAGTCATCCCCAGCCGCCGCACTCGTCGTCCTCGTCGGGCTCCTCCGGACCGGCCGACCCGGGTGCTCTGCTGCTGTGCGGGGCGCGGCTCACCGACGGCCGGACCGTGGACGTGCGGCTGGGCGGCGGGCGCATCGAGGCGGTCGGCACGGCCGGGAGCCTGGCGGGGGACGGCACGCACGCGTGCGGCGCGCGTGTGGACCTCGGCGGGTACCTGCTGCTGCCGGCCCCGGCCGAACCGCACGCCCACGGCGACACCGCGCTCTCGGCCGACGAGGGCGGCCCCGTCTCGTACGAGCCCCAGGACGTCCAGCGCCGGGCCACCGAGGCCGCCCTGCTCCAACTCGGGCACGGCGCGACCGCGCTGCGGGCACACGTGCGTGTGGGCGACGTTCAGGGGCTGGGCGCGCTGGAGGCCGTCCTGCAGGCACGGCGTTCCCTGCGCGGGCTCACGGAGTTGACGACGGTGGCGATGCCGCGGCTGCTGACGGGAGTGGCCGGCGCCGAGGAGCTGGCAATGCTGCGGGACGCGCTGAAGATGGGCGCGTCCGTGGTCGGCGGCTGCCCCGACCTGGATCCGGATCCGACGGGCTACGTGGAGGCGGTCCTGGAGGTCGCCTCCGAGCACGGCTGCCCCGTCGATCTGCACACCGACGGCACCGACCCGGCACGCCTGGCCCGGCTCGCCGCGATGGCCGGAGGACTGCGCCCCGGCGTGACCCTCGGGCCGTGCGGCGGCCTGGGACGCCTGCCCGCCCAGGTGGCCTCCCGCACCGCGGACCAGCTCGCGGCGGCCGGGGTGACGGTGGTGTGCCTCCCCCAGGGCGGCTGCGGGGGCGCGGAACGGCGGAGCACGGCGCCCGTACGACTGCTGCGCGCCGCCGGCGTACGCGTCGCCGCGGGGAGCGGCGCCCTGCGGGACGTGTCGAACC is a window from the Streptomyces sp. NBC_00299 genome containing:
- the rpmG gene encoding 50S ribosomal protein L33 yields the protein MAATDVRPKITLACVECKERNYITKKNRRNNPDRLEMKKHCPRCNAHTAHRETR
- a CDS encoding amidohydrolase family protein yields the protein MPDSHPQPPHSSSSSGSSGPADPGALLLCGARLTDGRTVDVRLGGGRIEAVGTAGSLAGDGTHACGARVDLGGYLLLPAPAEPHAHGDTALSADEGGPVSYEPQDVQRRATEAALLQLGHGATALRAHVRVGDVQGLGALEAVLQARRSLRGLTELTTVAMPRLLTGVAGAEELAMLRDALKMGASVVGGCPDLDPDPTGYVEAVLEVASEHGCPVDLHTDGTDPARLARLAAMAGGLRPGVTLGPCGGLGRLPAQVASRTADQLAAAGVTVVCLPQGGCGGAERRSTAPVRLLRAAGVRVAAGSGALRDVSNPVGRGDPLEAAYLLSSRHGLRPEDAYDAVSASARAALGLPEVRVEAGFPAELLAVRGDRLAGALSLAYSRIVVHRGRVVARTSAVREYCNSAVAAELGLPRQGRGEVS
- a CDS encoding MaoC family dehydratase N-terminal domain-containing protein — translated: MALDQSFVGRTYPPTDPYEVGREKIREFAEAVGDTNPAYTDPEAAKALGHPDVIAPPTFVFSITFKAAGQVLKDPQLGLDYSRVVHGDQKFAYSRPVRAGDRLAVTSTIEAIKSMAGNEILDIRGEVHDEAGEHVVTAWTKLVARGADAEEGEG